One part of the Anaerohalosphaeraceae bacterium genome encodes these proteins:
- the bioD gene encoding dethiobiotin synthase, which yields MAICLNLPRKPGLFITGTDTGVGKTLITGAIARLLAEQGLRVGVFKPVASGCRRTPEGLVSTDAEFLAACSQTDWPLEVVNPVAFEIPAAPITCSRLENSFLDYGRISWAWRQLCEQSDAVLVEGIGGAMVPLTETDTVLDLAAEFDLPTLIVARPRLGTINHTLLTIKAVRDAGLPLAGVVISGYNASQADIAEQTSPDVIAQVGQTTVFAVIDYDPQASVEEGRLGTAALRALSIWDWKSLIQC from the coding sequence ATGGCAATTTGTTTGAATCTGCCGCGAAAACCCGGTTTGTTTATCACCGGCACGGATACCGGCGTAGGCAAAACGCTGATTACCGGAGCGATCGCCCGTCTGCTGGCCGAACAGGGGCTTCGGGTCGGGGTGTTTAAGCCCGTTGCCAGCGGCTGCCGGCGGACGCCGGAAGGGCTGGTCAGCACGGATGCAGAGTTTCTGGCCGCCTGTTCGCAGACCGACTGGCCGCTGGAGGTGGTCAATCCGGTTGCCTTTGAGATTCCCGCCGCCCCGATTACGTGCAGCCGCCTGGAAAATAGCTTTCTGGATTACGGACGCATCAGCTGGGCCTGGCGGCAATTGTGCGAGCAGTCGGATGCCGTCCTCGTGGAAGGCATCGGCGGGGCGATGGTTCCGCTGACGGAAACCGACACGGTTCTGGATTTGGCGGCGGAGTTTGACCTGCCGACGCTGATTGTCGCCCGTCCGCGGCTGGGCACAATTAATCATACCCTGCTGACCATCAAGGCCGTCCGCGATGCCGGTCTGCCGTTGGCGGGCGTTGTCATCAGCGGGTATAATGCCTCGCAGGCTGACATTGCCGAGCAGACCAGCCCCGATGTGATTGCTCAGGTCGGGCAGACGACCGTATTTGCCGTCATTGACTATGACCCGCAGGCGTCCGTCGAAGAAGGCCGGCTGGGAACAGCCGCCCTCCGGGCCCTGTCTATATGGGATTGGAAATCGCTGATTCAATGCTGA
- the bioA gene encoding adenosylmethionine--8-amino-7-oxononanoate transaminase has product MKTTKEWIELDKQYIWHPFTPMADWLAGEPVIIERGEGFYLIDTEGRRYIDGVSSLWCNVHGHRVPEIDQAIREQLEQIAHSTLLGLGQTRSIELAERLVQMAPKGLCKVFYSDSGATAVEIALKMAYQYWQNLGCKERTRFIAVQEAYHGDTIGSVSVGGMELFHGIFKSLLFETYFVPSPHPYRFEGTPQQCAEFSLENLEFLLRRHPGQIAGIILEPLVQGAAGMLVHPAGFLREVRRLADRYDVLLIADEVATGFGRTGRMFACEHEQVCPDLMCLAKGITGGYLPLAATLTTQKIFDAFLGRPEEFKTFFHGHTYTGNALACAAALASLQLFEKHQVMERMPPKIDAVRAALERIRELPYVGDVRQCGLMAGIELVCDKKTKEPFAYKHTLGAKVCAAMRPKGAMMRPLGNVIVLMPAPAMDLPTLQTLLDIVEETIRNDVPKIVRGL; this is encoded by the coding sequence GCATCCGTTTACGCCGATGGCCGATTGGCTGGCCGGCGAGCCGGTGATTATTGAGCGCGGAGAGGGATTTTACCTGATAGACACGGAGGGCCGACGGTATATTGACGGGGTCAGTTCCCTCTGGTGCAATGTGCACGGCCACCGCGTGCCCGAGATTGATCAGGCGATTCGAGAGCAGCTGGAGCAGATTGCCCACAGCACCCTGCTGGGACTGGGGCAGACGCGTTCGATTGAACTGGCCGAAAGACTGGTGCAGATGGCCCCCAAAGGCCTCTGCAAGGTTTTTTATTCCGACAGCGGCGCCACGGCCGTCGAAATCGCCCTGAAGATGGCCTATCAATACTGGCAGAATCTCGGCTGCAAAGAACGGACACGGTTTATCGCCGTGCAGGAGGCCTATCACGGCGACACCATCGGTTCGGTCAGTGTCGGCGGAATGGAGCTGTTTCACGGCATCTTTAAGTCGCTTTTGTTTGAGACCTATTTTGTCCCCAGCCCGCATCCGTACCGTTTTGAGGGAACGCCGCAGCAGTGTGCGGAGTTTTCTCTGGAGAATCTGGAGTTTCTGCTTCGGCGTCATCCGGGGCAGATTGCGGGGATTATCCTCGAGCCGCTGGTGCAGGGGGCGGCGGGCATGCTCGTCCATCCGGCCGGCTTTCTTAGGGAGGTTCGCCGTCTGGCCGACCGCTATGATGTGCTGCTGATTGCCGATGAGGTGGCGACCGGCTTCGGACGGACGGGCCGGATGTTCGCCTGCGAACACGAACAGGTTTGTCCGGACCTGATGTGTCTGGCCAAGGGCATCACCGGCGGGTATCTGCCGCTGGCGGCCACGCTGACGACGCAGAAGATTTTCGATGCCTTTCTGGGCCGTCCGGAAGAGTTCAAAACCTTCTTTCACGGACACACCTATACCGGCAATGCCCTCGCCTGCGCAGCGGCCCTGGCGTCGCTGCAGCTGTTTGAGAAGCATCAGGTCATGGAGCGGATGCCGCCGAAAATCGACGCCGTCCGCGCCGCCCTTGAGCGGATTCGGGAGCTGCCTTATGTCGGCGATGTCCGTCAGTGCGGCCTGATGGCGGGCATTGAGCTGGTTTGCGATAAAAAAACCAAGGAGCCGTTTGCGTATAAACATACGCTCGGCGCCAAAGTCTGTGCAGCAATGCGGCCGAAGGGAGCAATGATGCGTCCGCTGGGCAATGTGATTGTCCTGATGCCTGCTCCGGCGATGGATTTGCCGACCCTGCAGACGCTGCTGGATATTGTGGAAGAAACGATTCGCAACGATGTTCCGAAAATCGTTCGAGGTCTTTAA